A stretch of the Balneolales bacterium ANBcel1 genome encodes the following:
- a CDS encoding purine-nucleoside phosphorylase: MPQFETVEAFRSKKAEALDYLKNQTDLIPDYLIILGTGLGRLAEEIDVQKAISYSDIPHFPTSTVESHEGRLLFGTLSGKKVVAMQGRFHYYEGYTMQQIVFPVRVLHALGAHTLLVSNACGGMNPLFRRGDIMCISDHINLLGDNPLTGPNDDTLGVRFPDMSEPYSEDLILIAEKVALENNIKMHQGVYIAVAGPTLETRAEYRFLRNIGGDVVGMSTVPEVISAVHMGMKVLGISAITDECFPDALEPVNMKEILEAADLAEPKMTSVIKGVLAKL, encoded by the coding sequence ATGCCACAATTTGAAACCGTAGAAGCTTTTCGCAGTAAGAAAGCCGAGGCGCTGGACTATCTCAAAAACCAAACCGACCTTATCCCGGACTATCTCATTATCCTTGGCACCGGTCTGGGACGGCTGGCGGAGGAAATTGATGTCCAGAAAGCGATCTCCTACAGCGATATTCCTCACTTTCCCACATCGACGGTAGAGAGCCATGAAGGACGACTGCTTTTCGGCACCCTCAGCGGTAAAAAAGTCGTGGCCATGCAGGGACGCTTTCACTACTACGAAGGATATACCATGCAGCAAATCGTGTTTCCGGTCAGGGTGCTGCATGCACTTGGCGCACATACCCTGCTGGTTTCCAACGCTTGCGGCGGTATGAATCCGCTCTTCCGGCGAGGCGACATCATGTGCATCAGCGACCACATCAACCTGCTGGGAGACAACCCGCTGACCGGACCCAACGACGACACCCTCGGTGTGCGGTTCCCGGACATGAGCGAACCCTACTCCGAAGACCTTATTCTGATTGCCGAAAAAGTGGCTCTGGAAAATAACATAAAAATGCATCAGGGGGTCTATATTGCTGTCGCCGGACCAACCCTCGAAACCCGCGCCGAATATCGCTTCCTACGCAATATCGGGGGGGATGTCGTCGGTATGAGCACGGTGCCCGAAGTGATCTCCGCCGTTCATATGGGGATGAAGGTTCTCGGAATCTCGGCCATCACCGACGAGTGCTTTCCGGACGCCCTCGAACCGGTGAACATGAAAGAGATCCTTGAAGCGGCCGACTTGGCCGAACCAAAAATGACCAGTGTGATAAAAGGGGTCCTTGCCAAACTGTAA
- a CDS encoding DNA internalization-related competence protein ComEC/Rec2, translating into MRMLLLPLLYLCSVFSFGVFTIRMHDQLHEPEELILSVFPEDMLLFHGGVLSDRSTRGGHRMARIRIDSVHIQGLPTWHRTFLTDVLIRQEPRDAFPVSYDPSTANDEAPSGDSSADTVTTQNRSFGDAPEDLFRASGTPFSLAGAYLRFGGNLEPPSRPVNPNQFDYASHLARQGIHSTIFAIDIESIGESQTAPPWHRLQISMQQRTSMLFSEHTRGIARAIMLGDRSELDSDLRMAFSRAGLAHLMAVSGMHVGFILLPVWLLLPWFRGSVSGKWVALLFCTALLAAYAGATGFSVSVNRASIMALFLIIARLFHRPGASLNILGAAALLLLIYDPRMLFDVGFQLSFTAVAIILTTLPGTRYLLPVRYRYRRTGALFQFVMVSVLVQAGLYPLLIHYFNEFSMIGPLSNTLAVPFVQAMFLWSFACLFIGMIDTSIAHWLNIPADYVLQSLISYVTLAGTLPGAWIEGKLASHWIFGVWFFGTSVIASLRIPQLRWKMLSAFLFFLVLLQGSLVYEKQLRRPVLDVTFLDVGQGDAILIETPGRKKYLYDVGVWTPQFDSGERVLLPELKARGIRRLDGIILSHPHADHIGGIMSIIESVPVDTIYQSPAPHDSQLYHRYMARAAEIGIPVRLLESGDLIHTDPSLPMMVFAPSPDIQARDPNNQSVVIMVQYGRNRILLTGDAEKEAEAFLSATYGAFLRADILKIGHHASRTSSTEPFLAHANPAYGIASLGLRNRYRHPHREAIERLHQAGIRSRFTSLEGAIHYRCDGVRCNLQPWQSGNDKMSKRPVP; encoded by the coding sequence ATGCGCATGCTGTTGCTGCCGCTGCTGTATCTGTGCAGCGTGTTCAGCTTCGGCGTGTTCACCATTCGGATGCATGACCAGCTCCATGAGCCCGAAGAACTCATTCTGTCGGTCTTTCCGGAAGACATGCTGCTTTTTCATGGAGGAGTGCTTTCGGATCGCAGTACCCGTGGCGGTCACCGAATGGCACGTATCCGCATTGATTCCGTACATATTCAGGGACTGCCGACGTGGCACCGCACGTTTCTGACGGACGTGCTGATCCGGCAGGAGCCCCGGGATGCCTTTCCTGTCAGCTATGATCCATCTACAGCCAATGATGAAGCCCCCTCAGGGGATTCCTCTGCGGATACCGTAACAACTCAAAATCGCAGTTTCGGTGATGCCCCGGAAGATCTGTTTCGCGCTTCCGGGACACCATTTTCTCTTGCCGGCGCCTATCTCCGATTCGGCGGCAACCTGGAACCGCCCTCACGTCCCGTCAACCCCAATCAGTTTGATTATGCTTCTCACCTTGCACGTCAAGGCATCCATTCGACCATTTTTGCCATAGATATCGAATCCATCGGGGAGAGCCAGACAGCCCCGCCCTGGCATCGTTTGCAGATATCTATGCAACAACGGACCAGCATGCTCTTTTCGGAGCACACACGGGGTATCGCAAGGGCGATAATGCTCGGTGACCGCTCGGAACTTGACTCCGACCTGCGGATGGCTTTTTCCCGCGCCGGACTGGCTCACCTGATGGCTGTATCCGGTATGCATGTCGGATTCATATTGCTTCCGGTGTGGCTGCTTCTCCCCTGGTTCCGAGGCTCGGTTTCCGGAAAGTGGGTCGCCCTGCTTTTTTGCACCGCGCTGCTTGCCGCTTATGCCGGAGCCACCGGATTTTCGGTATCTGTCAACCGGGCCTCCATCATGGCCCTGTTTTTAATCATCGCCCGGCTATTCCACAGGCCGGGTGCCTCTTTAAACATTCTGGGAGCGGCAGCACTGTTACTTCTGATATATGATCCCCGCATGCTATTTGATGTAGGTTTCCAGCTTTCGTTTACAGCGGTGGCCATAATACTGACGACGCTGCCCGGCACCCGGTATCTGCTCCCTGTCAGGTATCGCTATCGCCGTACCGGCGCCCTGTTCCAGTTCGTCATGGTCAGTGTCCTTGTGCAGGCCGGCCTCTACCCTCTTCTCATCCACTATTTCAATGAATTCTCGATGATCGGCCCCCTGAGCAACACCCTGGCGGTTCCGTTTGTTCAAGCGATGTTCCTGTGGTCGTTCGCCTGTCTTTTTATCGGCATGATCGATACTTCCATTGCCCACTGGCTCAATATTCCTGCCGATTATGTGCTTCAAAGCCTCATTAGCTATGTTACGTTGGCCGGCACGCTTCCGGGAGCATGGATAGAAGGCAAACTTGCAAGTCACTGGATTTTCGGCGTCTGGTTTTTCGGGACAAGCGTCATCGCATCATTGCGCATCCCTCAGCTGCGCTGGAAAATGCTGTCTGCTTTTCTGTTTTTTTTGGTACTGCTACAGGGAAGCCTTGTATATGAAAAGCAACTGCGCCGCCCGGTACTTGACGTCACCTTTCTGGATGTGGGTCAGGGTGATGCCATACTAATCGAAACTCCGGGCCGCAAGAAGTACCTGTATGATGTCGGTGTATGGACGCCGCAGTTCGACTCCGGCGAGCGGGTGCTGCTGCCGGAACTGAAAGCAAGGGGCATCCGCCGGCTTGACGGCATTATCCTCTCCCACCCGCATGCAGATCATATAGGAGGGATTATGAGCATTATCGAGTCCGTTCCAGTCGATACCATATATCAGTCACCTGCACCCCATGATTCGCAGCTCTATCACCGGTACATGGCGCGCGCCGCCGAAATCGGCATACCCGTGCGTCTGCTTGAAAGCGGTGACCTGATTCACACCGACCCCTCGTTACCGATGATGGTGTTCGCCCCCTCGCCAGACATCCAGGCACGTGATCCGAACAACCAGTCGGTAGTCATAATGGTGCAATACGGCCGGAACCGCATCCTGCTCACGGGCGATGCCGAGAAAGAGGCGGAAGCCTTTCTTTCCGCAACCTACGGAGCATTCCTTCGGGCGGATATTCTCAAAATCGGGCATCACGCCAGCCGTACCAGTTCTACTGAGCCCTTCCTTGCACACGCAAATCCTGCATATGGCATTGCATCGCTCGGCTTGCGGAACAGGTACCGTCATCCTCACCGGGAAGCTATTGAAAGGCTGCACCAGGCGGGAATCCGGAGCCGGTTCACAAGTCTGGAGGGCGCCATACACTATCGCTGCGACGGAGTCCGCTGCAATCTGCAGCCATGGCAATCCGGGAACGACAAAATGAGCAAAAGACCGGTACCATAG
- a CDS encoding metallophosphoesterase yields the protein MERFIPFAIFFTVFFSVFGFIQWYLLRSYLRWLRGITLGASYHRYRRLGIGVLIAANIVFVLRFPSTDLGWYDNPWFQAFIIYPGGIFFGALILAFMLLVAFSIGQWTLRKLYLLRQKRMRSLHSRNSEEYSDGAAPTFKSAAHTVNADPEHRDHPPADGADESGSRGNTNSVTAGHGDVASGERATDNFDTAASDNPAQGLFSRREFLKATGTAMITAPVAFTIGASAATSHDYQVVKKKLFFPGLPPGLDGLRIVQLSDIHSGIYMTENQIRDIFHLANEQNPDLVTITGDFVDNSVSEIPALYRALPELKTEFGVFGCLGNHDHYASADKVASALGQRGVTVLTNNRSTLEIDGGRLTLLGVDDPVSGTPDRYRLDEATRNLPDDAFRILLTHRPDTFDLARESGIDLTLAGHTHGGQVGLNLMGLPLYPIYLFQKYPMGLFEYDAHKLYVNVGIGMVGAPVRTVRPEMTVIDLTRTPPGSDA from the coding sequence ATGGAGCGTTTCATCCCTTTTGCCATTTTCTTTACCGTTTTTTTCTCCGTGTTCGGATTTATCCAGTGGTATTTGCTGCGTTCCTACCTTCGCTGGCTTCGCGGTATCACTTTAGGGGCATCCTATCACCGTTACCGGCGACTGGGTATTGGTGTGCTCATTGCCGCCAACATCGTCTTTGTACTTCGCTTTCCATCTACGGATCTCGGATGGTATGACAACCCCTGGTTTCAGGCTTTCATTATCTATCCTGGTGGAATATTTTTCGGTGCCCTCATCCTGGCATTTATGTTACTGGTCGCTTTCAGCATCGGGCAATGGACTCTCCGGAAGCTTTACCTGCTACGGCAAAAACGGATGCGTTCGCTTCACAGCCGCAATAGCGAGGAGTATTCGGACGGCGCCGCTCCAACCTTCAAATCTGCCGCACATACCGTAAATGCGGACCCAGAGCACCGTGATCATCCTCCGGCTGACGGTGCTGACGAATCCGGCAGCAGGGGCAATACAAATTCAGTAACAGCAGGTCACGGGGATGTTGCATCAGGAGAAAGAGCCACTGACAACTTCGACACGGCTGCATCGGACAATCCCGCCCAGGGCCTGTTCAGCCGGCGCGAATTCCTGAAAGCAACAGGCACTGCCATGATTACCGCTCCGGTCGCGTTCACCATCGGAGCCTCCGCGGCAACCTCCCACGACTATCAGGTGGTGAAAAAAAAGCTGTTCTTCCCGGGTTTGCCACCGGGTCTCGACGGGCTCCGAATCGTCCAGTTGAGTGATATTCACTCCGGGATATACATGACCGAAAACCAGATACGCGACATATTCCATCTGGCAAATGAGCAAAACCCCGACCTTGTGACCATCACGGGAGATTTCGTCGACAACTCCGTATCGGAAATCCCGGCCTTATACCGCGCCCTGCCCGAACTGAAGACCGAATTCGGCGTTTTTGGATGTCTGGGCAACCATGACCACTACGCCTCTGCAGACAAGGTCGCCTCCGCGCTTGGACAACGAGGGGTAACGGTTCTCACCAACAACCGCAGCACTCTCGAAATCGATGGTGGCCGGCTTACACTGCTGGGAGTAGATGACCCCGTGAGCGGCACTCCGGACCGGTACCGCCTCGATGAGGCTACCCGGAATCTTCCTGACGACGCGTTCCGGATTCTCCTCACCCACCGCCCCGATACGTTTGACCTCGCCCGGGAGTCCGGTATTGACCTGACCCTCGCCGGACATACCCATGGCGGTCAAGTTGGGCTGAATCTCATGGGTCTGCCACTCTACCCGATTTATCTTTTCCAGAAATACCCCATGGGACTCTTCGAGTACGATGCTCACAAACTCTATGTCAACGTGGGGATCGGCATGGTGGGAGCACCGGTAAGAACGGTACGTCCGGAAATGACGGTGATTGATCTGACCCGCACACCTCCTGGTTCAGACGCTTAG
- a CDS encoding T9SS type A sorting domain-containing protein, whose amino-acid sequence MPFAAAALLFFSVSMQGMAQEIRLNPIPQGDDTLSKTHENLAGHRNTSAMDDLSRMPYGSPWRMESSHQQAGNGQIESHGHNSGKETIIHVTDHLYRVPEIRDAYDAFLELKKSQAGLPELMQSTPVYEVGDIRTFKVYNFEESNGGSATFDDVEFELHAVGEWVQIWVETEEFGPGKIDDEVVSAMLEALEVSTPSRSVNPDQGIIQNNIDIFAMGDPANVPNPSGSGMIKFLITDIQDDWTPDSNGGYVAGFFNPGDFTPRSANPNSNEAAVLYIDSRPGIYGFDDDGTVDPRRPLGTVAHEFQHLLQAYRDSRPLITFMDEGQSELAEILNGFNARNMQFLNMPDELSGNVESGLAPGFLRWRTGEPEVLFDYQRAQLFHSYLYERVGLKIGALTQQPGSRQPWVLYQTILNELNEGLEFTEVLSEFYVTNWLNPERHAEYSYSLPQMGSVRVNEPGREFGLEDRPWVRGQRVSLQYGSANYIHWPNVDDIWIEVDSPAEIFHYVISKSSDGSIRVDRLQDSYISLSGGFRSVALVSINTLRVPNMEYGTRQFTYTADWTPDSYRMVTISNSGPSRFFVEVPDYVNVAASPDPVALNTITKRIDSEAESILQSVEFPLLSSTEIEAVSGTGTLRVSVADSRQMPGIGSYVPDNELGYVDVDFSELGAGLNHVDLSGLDITLQEGERYHISLEVRGDDEESAMYFLVDEGSENENNPDYYPVRTLLKGVDHGGNVLWLSLRDNNNLVMNTRVLQEFDLPDEYPEIVESDRFEILSNYPNPFNTATRIEFNIPEHAEGLVPVRVDVFDITGRYVTTLTNRPRPAGKYTLTFNADNYASGVYIVRMLTHETIDSHKIMLVK is encoded by the coding sequence GTGCCATTTGCAGCAGCGGCCCTGCTTTTCTTCTCTGTTTCCATGCAGGGTATGGCCCAGGAAATAAGGCTCAATCCGATTCCTCAGGGCGATGACACGCTTTCAAAAACCCATGAAAACCTCGCCGGCCACCGGAACACTTCTGCGATGGATGATTTGTCCCGTATGCCGTACGGATCCCCATGGCGTATGGAAAGCAGCCACCAGCAGGCGGGAAACGGGCAGATTGAATCCCATGGGCACAATTCGGGAAAGGAAACGATTATCCATGTGACGGATCACCTTTACAGGGTGCCGGAAATCAGGGATGCCTATGATGCATTTCTGGAACTGAAGAAATCACAAGCCGGTTTGCCGGAATTGATGCAATCGACGCCGGTGTACGAGGTGGGAGACATCCGCACATTCAAGGTGTATAACTTTGAAGAGAGTAACGGCGGCAGCGCCACGTTTGACGATGTGGAGTTTGAACTGCATGCCGTTGGGGAATGGGTCCAGATTTGGGTGGAAACCGAAGAGTTTGGTCCCGGAAAAATTGATGACGAAGTGGTGTCGGCCATGCTGGAGGCGCTTGAGGTGAGCACGCCGTCCCGGTCGGTCAACCCCGATCAGGGAATCATCCAAAACAATATCGATATCTTTGCCATGGGCGACCCGGCAAATGTGCCCAATCCGTCGGGATCGGGCATGATCAAGTTTCTGATCACCGACATTCAGGATGACTGGACTCCGGATTCGAACGGTGGCTATGTCGCCGGGTTCTTCAATCCGGGAGATTTTACCCCGCGATCGGCGAATCCGAACAGCAACGAAGCGGCCGTGCTCTATATCGATTCCCGCCCCGGTATTTACGGATTTGATGATGATGGAACGGTTGATCCCCGCCGGCCTCTGGGCACGGTTGCCCATGAATTCCAGCATCTGCTTCAGGCGTATCGCGACAGCCGCCCGCTGATTACGTTTATGGATGAAGGTCAGTCTGAATTGGCCGAAATATTGAATGGCTTCAACGCCCGGAACATGCAGTTTCTGAATATGCCGGATGAGCTCAGCGGAAATGTTGAATCGGGACTGGCTCCCGGCTTCCTCCGCTGGCGTACGGGTGAGCCGGAAGTGCTGTTCGACTATCAGCGGGCGCAGCTCTTTCACAGTTATCTTTACGAGCGTGTGGGATTGAAAATCGGAGCGCTGACCCAGCAGCCCGGCAGCCGGCAGCCATGGGTGCTCTATCAGACCATTTTGAACGAATTGAATGAAGGCCTTGAGTTTACCGAAGTACTTTCCGAGTTCTATGTCACCAACTGGCTGAACCCGGAACGGCATGCAGAGTATTCGTATTCCCTGCCGCAAATGGGGTCGGTCCGGGTTAATGAGCCCGGCAGGGAGTTCGGACTGGAAGACCGTCCCTGGGTGCGCGGGCAACGGGTTTCTCTGCAGTATGGAAGCGCGAATTACATCCACTGGCCCAATGTGGATGACATCTGGATAGAGGTGGACTCACCGGCCGAGATTTTTCATTATGTGATTTCGAAAAGCTCCGACGGCAGCATCAGAGTTGATCGGTTGCAGGATTCCTATATCAGCCTGTCGGGCGGCTTCCGGTCGGTGGCGCTGGTATCTATAAATACATTGCGGGTTCCCAATATGGAGTACGGCACCCGTCAGTTTACCTATACGGCCGACTGGACCCCGGACAGTTACCGCATGGTTACCATTTCCAACTCCGGCCCTTCCAGGTTCTTTGTTGAAGTCCCGGATTATGTGAATGTCGCCGCTTCACCGGATCCGGTGGCTCTGAATACCATCACCAAACGCATAGATTCCGAGGCAGAAAGTATCCTCCAGTCGGTTGAGTTTCCATTGCTTTCAAGCACCGAAATCGAGGCGGTTTCCGGTACCGGTACGCTCAGAGTGTCGGTTGCCGACTCCCGCCAAATGCCCGGTATCGGCAGCTATGTTCCGGATAATGAACTGGGGTATGTTGATGTCGACTTTTCGGAACTCGGCGCCGGTCTGAATCATGTGGATCTCTCCGGGCTGGATATTACTCTGCAGGAAGGGGAACGCTACCATATCAGTTTGGAAGTAAGGGGAGACGACGAAGAGAGCGCCATGTATTTTTTGGTTGATGAGGGCTCGGAAAATGAAAACAACCCGGACTACTACCCGGTACGGACTCTGCTGAAAGGGGTCGATCATGGAGGAAATGTTTTGTGGCTGTCACTCCGCGATAATAATAACCTGGTAATGAACACCCGGGTGTTGCAGGAGTTCGATCTTCCCGATGAATATCCTGAAATTGTGGAGAGCGATCGCTTCGAAATTCTGTCGAATTATCCCAATCCGTTTAATACGGCTACGAGAATTGAGTTCAATATTCCGGAGCATGCGGAAGGCCTTGTTCCGGTTCGGGTGGATGTGTTTGATATCACTGGCCGTTATGTGACGACATTGACCAACAGGCCCCGCCCCGCCGGAAAGTACACGCTTACCTTCAATGCGGATAATTACGCCAGCGGAGTTTATATCGTTCGGATGCTGACACACGAAACGATAGATTCGCACAAAATCATGCTCGTGAAGTGA
- a CDS encoding CotH kinase family protein encodes MRAFVFALLLALAVVSPTRLLALPGANPSHGNGSNTVVPPSTMQALPHVVINEVQASNNTTIADEDGDFEDWIELYNAGSEPVNLVSFGLSDREGDHYRWVLPDTLLNPGEFLLIWASGKDRRTPGRPLHTNFSIASEGEPLRLTDMNGNKADTLPPVALPSDYSYGRFPDGSNQWQLFAYPTPGEPNSEEGFGGLTPAPEFSNPPGFYNTEFLLMLESQHPHDRIHYTTDGSRPTVDSPVYREPIRIDHRSGEKDRFTGIQTSPHPSWSPPATPVFKGQVIRAIAVREGYRESEVVTGTWFVDPMGRDRYSFPVISIATDSVHLFSDETGILVPGNRFDPDFIYSGNYYERGREWEREAHLEFYDTAKPLFSDGIPRNSEHQAASAGQPMSDRNQSHYKPDDNHSGIIPPIYEEQDGFRQNIGLRIHGGGTRRYPQKSLRIYARSDYDWYPEINYPAIPGNQREDRTAPLDTYKRLILRSSGDDWHHTMFKDAMIQSLYSDRKVDQQSFRPSVVFINGEYWGIHNIRERYDDWYIETNYGIPRDKVAILVRNADVNTGEPSDNRHYVQMRDFAVMEDLAIEENYAYMKTQMDIDNFLKYVTLNVYAANADWPHNNIRFWRKRTDTFDPDALPGADGRWRWMIFDMDASFGYPYAGNASWWAQYDMNMVEWITGIGNPRNEGRWVNALFNSLIENESFRHRFITLLADDLNTRFRPEFVKERIREFRDLYEPEMEEHLNRHPGSAGESLSGWHDHIQVMKTFAEKRPGYLRKHLSEYFDLPGTANLSIRVEDTDWGYMQVNGMDIHPKTPGIDEALTEWTGTYFKGVPVTVTPMPDNGFEFDDWLDENSHLLERDDIEIHNDSITGLPVVIWTPGSDNLALSAVNGWETSARPGGEDIPTRHSLAQNYPNPFNNRTVIPYELAEQARVLVVVFTVTGRVVRSFETGVQQPGTHHLHFSGEGLASGLYLYRMRILPVSGSEMVLPAKKMMLIR; translated from the coding sequence TTGCGAGCCTTTGTTTTTGCACTGCTGCTGGCCCTTGCAGTGGTGTCGCCAACCAGGTTGCTTGCCCTGCCTGGCGCAAATCCATCTCACGGGAATGGTAGTAATACGGTAGTACCACCATCTACGATGCAAGCCCTGCCCCATGTTGTGATCAACGAGGTGCAGGCGTCCAACAACACTACCATCGCCGACGAAGACGGGGATTTTGAAGACTGGATTGAGCTCTACAATGCCGGCAGCGAACCGGTAAACCTGGTTTCTTTCGGGTTATCCGACCGGGAGGGAGATCACTATCGATGGGTCCTGCCCGATACCTTGCTGAATCCCGGCGAGTTTCTGTTGATTTGGGCCTCCGGAAAAGACAGGCGGACACCGGGCCGGCCGCTGCATACCAACTTCAGTATCGCCAGTGAAGGAGAACCGTTGCGGTTAACTGACATGAACGGCAACAAGGCAGATACGCTTCCTCCCGTTGCTCTTCCGTCGGATTATTCCTACGGACGTTTTCCCGACGGATCTAACCAATGGCAACTTTTTGCATATCCCACACCAGGCGAACCAAATTCCGAAGAGGGGTTTGGCGGGTTGACACCGGCTCCGGAGTTTTCGAATCCGCCGGGATTCTACAATACCGAATTCCTGCTAATGCTCGAAAGCCAGCATCCGCATGACAGAATCCATTACACCACCGACGGATCCAGGCCGACCGTCGACTCCCCGGTGTATCGGGAGCCCATCAGAATCGATCATCGATCCGGCGAAAAAGATCGTTTTACCGGGATTCAGACCTCGCCGCACCCTTCCTGGTCACCCCCAGCAACACCGGTATTCAAGGGGCAAGTCATACGGGCCATCGCGGTCAGGGAGGGCTATAGAGAAAGTGAGGTTGTCACCGGTACCTGGTTCGTGGATCCGATGGGTCGCGATCGGTATTCGTTTCCGGTGATCTCTATTGCAACGGACTCGGTGCACCTGTTTAGTGATGAAACGGGCATTCTGGTGCCCGGCAACCGGTTTGATCCTGATTTTATTTACAGTGGAAACTATTATGAAAGAGGACGGGAGTGGGAGCGTGAGGCTCACCTGGAATTTTATGATACCGCGAAGCCGCTGTTTAGTGATGGAATTCCCAGAAATAGCGAGCATCAAGCGGCATCAGCCGGACAGCCCATGTCCGACAGGAATCAGTCACATTACAAACCCGATGACAACCATTCGGGTATCATCCCCCCGATATATGAGGAGCAAGATGGATTCCGTCAAAATATCGGCTTGCGGATCCATGGCGGTGGAACCCGTCGCTACCCGCAGAAATCGCTGCGAATTTACGCCAGAAGTGATTATGACTGGTATCCGGAAATCAACTATCCGGCGATTCCAGGTAATCAGAGAGAAGACAGAACGGCGCCGCTGGATACCTATAAACGACTCATCCTGCGATCCTCCGGCGATGACTGGCACCATACCATGTTCAAGGATGCGATGATCCAGTCGCTATATTCCGACCGCAAGGTGGATCAACAAAGTTTTCGTCCTTCTGTGGTATTTATCAATGGCGAATACTGGGGCATCCACAATATCCGGGAGCGCTATGATGACTGGTATATCGAAACCAATTACGGAATCCCCCGCGACAAGGTAGCCATCCTGGTCAGGAATGCCGATGTGAATACCGGTGAGCCCTCCGACAACCGGCACTATGTTCAAATGCGTGATTTTGCGGTAATGGAGGATTTGGCCATTGAGGAGAACTACGCATACATGAAGACGCAGATGGATATCGACAACTTTCTGAAATATGTGACCCTCAATGTGTATGCCGCCAATGCCGACTGGCCCCACAACAATATCCGTTTCTGGCGGAAGCGAACAGATACTTTCGACCCTGATGCGCTCCCTGGTGCGGACGGTCGTTGGCGCTGGATGATTTTTGACATGGACGCTTCATTCGGGTATCCCTATGCAGGAAATGCTTCCTGGTGGGCACAGTATGATATGAACATGGTGGAGTGGATTACCGGCATAGGGAACCCCAGAAATGAGGGCCGGTGGGTCAACGCATTGTTTAATTCCCTTATCGAAAACGAATCATTCCGCCACCGTTTTATAACTCTGCTTGCCGATGACCTCAATACCCGGTTTCGCCCGGAATTTGTCAAGGAGAGAATCCGGGAGTTTCGTGACCTCTACGAGCCCGAAATGGAGGAGCACCTGAACCGCCATCCGGGCAGTGCCGGGGAGTCGCTTTCCGGATGGCACGATCACATCCAGGTAATGAAAACCTTTGCCGAAAAGAGACCCGGCTACCTTAGAAAGCACCTGTCCGAATATTTTGATTTGCCCGGTACGGCGAATCTCTCTATCCGCGTTGAGGATACAGACTGGGGATATATGCAGGTGAACGGTATGGATATCCATCCGAAAACACCAGGGATAGATGAAGCGCTCACCGAATGGACAGGCACCTACTTCAAGGGGGTGCCGGTGACAGTGACCCCGATGCCCGATAATGGTTTTGAGTTTGATGATTGGCTGGATGAGAACAGCCACCTGCTTGAACGAGACGATATTGAAATCCACAATGACTCCATAACCGGCCTGCCGGTTGTCATATGGACTCCCGGCAGTGATAACCTGGCATTATCGGCGGTTAATGGATGGGAGACATCCGCCCGACCCGGCGGCGAAGATATTCCGACGAGACATTCCCTGGCACAGAATTATCCCAACCCCTTCAACAACCGCACCGTAATTCCCTATGAACTTGCAGAGCAGGCCCGGGTGTTGGTGGTTGTGTTTACCGTAACCGGCAGGGTGGTACGCTCTTTTGAGACGGGAGTGCAGCAGCCCGGCACCCATCACCTGCACTTCAGCGGTGAGGGCCTTGCCAGCGGGCTCTATCTCTATCGCATGAGGATTCTCCCGGTCTCCGGTTCCGAGATGGTGCTCCCGGCAAAAAAAATGATGCTAATTAGATAG